In the genome of Hymenobacter taeanensis, one region contains:
- a CDS encoding translocation/assembly module TamB domain-containing protein yields the protein MPLAISRILYALLGLLLLIILLVGGVVLFLQFPAGQDFAARQAEKYLRGKLKTEVQIAKFRTDFKHAISLDGVYLEDQKGDTLLSVGHLGVDLDIWALTKSQINVKSLELNDGRVAIKRTEPDSISNYDFIVNAFATGDTTTTTPADTTGAGFKYDIGDLRLTNVLLTYNDEVDGMNVRTKVGELAVNMDEVDVDGSTYRIDQAALRNTSIGIVQTKVPPDTPADTAALELEFGLNRARLNNVSLTYKNEPSAQFISTRVGEADITADRIDLVNSRVDLNTLRLRNTTFAYAQNENVPVEQRVVNPAEAVRDLNKSVENATGQEASWVVTLKQSDIEGVEVAFDNFNQPRQRTAVRGMDYNHLRFTGLALNTQNLFYSENRTTVRINQLAGKEQSGFAVTSAQADVVFDSVETRLDNLDLVTPHTRIRRTLAMQYKSLDAIADDIPNLGIEGDLRNTRLGFRDILYLAPDLASTAPFNTGPNQSILVSGRVNGRVKDFRVQNLELVGFRNTIVRASGRIQGLPEVDRRLYTDLNIQQFTTTDDDIRSLVPAGTIPAGYTLPPRITVAGTFKGRPTAMVFDTDLRATTSFGNVAAKVDMGAGPAGQEPVRATFSTQNFNVGKILNDPTIGAITASGTLNARGLDPNQMRGKLTARVQKATYQGYTYRGIVANVDIDRNRYVIDASSKEDPNLDLDLLATVDLRNSANPTYSVDRLNLRGANLTALGFYTGGDLRVQGDLTANLSGSDLNSLNGTFSGSRVVIVSDNQPIALDSLSGRILQRTGRTEVDFASNVADVTLRGNTRLGDIATALQQHIDRYFDLPGVQYRPSNTDQQFTFEANLKNTKIVRQFVPDLKFLSPFQLTGSFDSRAADLRLNTRIPRIVYMGYTMDSLRLNVGSDPQKLDYGLTLRQISQDTSLRLPNPSLKGSVANNTVGTHLRIAENDSTTTLDLAGALQVLNQGNAYAFSFDPKLVISNQQWAVAPNNSVSYNTATGAVRAENVRLSQGNQLIALQTLAGAQFPLQVNLTNLDINGLAKAAGMPDSMVAGTLNGQAVAYSLGQPKQAFTANMALNGFAYSKTAIGNVNLQATNPTPDRYNVDVRLTNAQGMDVQAVGYYLATPPSPIQFAVNVNRLDLKIIEPFSAGQLQNMGGGLTGQLTVGGSVSQPDINGTLTTTPDATFTLTQLGAPFFLVSQPIAFSNEGIRFDNFAVRDSLGSEALINGYVRTRDYVSDFRFDLEATTNNFLAVQSSQRDNPLFWGKLLVDSDSRITGNLNLPIVRTRARVADGSSLFVGLPTDDPVKVERDGIVEFIDKSAPLDTMLARQVPLDTAETVAGFDIQALVTVTDKALFTIVVDDISGDNLQVRSNGTLNTAIDRTGNITLTGRLDVADGKYQMSLYDLASREFDIAPGSSIAWSGDPYNGQANVTALYNVRTAPAELISAQGVADETQSALARNPVPFVVDLKVTGDLLKPVIGFDIRLPEDARTDLRGPIENRLAQLRQPSQESDLNKQVFSLLVLGRFLADDPFRSSSGNLVAEQLRGSASQVLTQQLNNLTGSYLSNLGVELGVNSYADFSSGQEKTRTDLNVAVRRQLLNNRLTVRLGTDVPLGGGNQGTQGQSASGVSAFAGDVSIEYNVLANGRIRLRVFRNNSYSDIDGQFVRNGASIVFQRDYQTLADLFKGIDENVKEDIKLQRQRRRQDRRSQRDSTAAAQFPATRPDSTHRPNRPDTVRAAKR from the coding sequence TTGCCACTAGCTATCAGCCGTATCCTGTATGCCCTGTTGGGGCTGCTCCTGCTCATCATCCTGCTTGTGGGCGGGGTGGTGCTATTCCTGCAATTCCCAGCGGGCCAAGATTTCGCGGCCCGGCAGGCTGAGAAGTACCTACGTGGGAAGTTGAAAACCGAGGTGCAAATCGCCAAATTTCGTACTGATTTCAAGCATGCCATCAGCCTGGATGGAGTATACCTGGAAGACCAGAAAGGCGACACGCTGCTATCTGTAGGCCACTTGGGCGTTGACCTGGATATCTGGGCGCTGACCAAGTCGCAGATTAATGTGAAGAGCCTGGAGCTTAACGATGGCCGGGTGGCAATTAAGCGCACTGAGCCCGATAGCATCAGCAACTACGATTTCATTGTGAATGCCTTCGCTACCGGCGATACCACCACTACCACGCCCGCCGACACCACTGGCGCGGGCTTTAAGTACGACATCGGCGACCTACGCCTGACTAACGTGCTGCTTACCTATAATGATGAGGTAGACGGCATGAACGTGCGCACCAAGGTGGGAGAGCTGGCCGTGAATATGGACGAAGTAGACGTGGATGGGTCCACCTACCGCATAGATCAGGCCGCGTTGCGCAACACCAGCATCGGGATTGTGCAGACCAAAGTGCCGCCAGATACCCCCGCCGACACGGCCGCGCTGGAACTGGAGTTTGGGTTGAACCGGGCCCGCCTCAATAACGTGAGCCTGACGTACAAGAATGAACCATCGGCGCAGTTCATCAGTACCCGCGTGGGCGAGGCCGATATCACCGCCGACCGGATTGACCTGGTGAACAGCCGGGTAGACTTGAATACGCTGCGGCTGCGCAACACCACCTTTGCTTACGCCCAAAACGAGAACGTACCGGTAGAGCAGCGCGTAGTAAACCCCGCCGAGGCCGTGCGCGACCTAAACAAGTCAGTAGAAAATGCTACCGGCCAGGAAGCCAGCTGGGTAGTTACGCTCAAGCAGTCGGATATTGAAGGGGTAGAGGTAGCATTTGATAACTTCAACCAGCCCCGGCAGCGCACCGCCGTACGCGGCATGGACTACAACCACCTCAGGTTTACTGGCCTAGCGCTCAATACCCAGAACCTGTTCTACTCGGAGAACCGCACTACCGTGCGCATCAATCAGCTGGCCGGTAAAGAGCAGAGCGGCTTTGCCGTAACCAGTGCCCAGGCCGATGTGGTGTTTGACTCAGTAGAAACCCGCCTCGACAACCTGGACCTGGTGACGCCGCACACGCGCATCCGGCGCACCTTGGCTATGCAGTATAAGTCACTGGATGCTATTGCCGACGATATCCCGAACCTGGGGATTGAGGGCGACTTGCGCAATACGCGCCTGGGCTTCCGGGATATTCTGTACCTGGCCCCCGATTTGGCCAGCACCGCCCCCTTTAACACAGGCCCTAACCAATCAATACTGGTGAGCGGGCGCGTGAATGGGCGCGTGAAAGACTTCCGGGTGCAAAACCTGGAGCTGGTAGGCTTCCGCAATACCATTGTGCGGGCCAGTGGCCGCATTCAGGGTCTGCCCGAGGTAGACCGCCGCCTCTACACCGACCTGAATATTCAGCAGTTTACCACCACCGACGACGACATTCGCAGCCTGGTGCCCGCAGGCACCATTCCGGCTGGCTATACGCTGCCGCCCCGCATTACGGTGGCCGGTACGTTTAAGGGCCGGCCCACGGCAATGGTCTTCGATACTGACTTGCGGGCTACCACCTCCTTTGGCAACGTAGCCGCCAAAGTAGATATGGGCGCGGGCCCCGCCGGCCAGGAGCCCGTGCGGGCCACCTTCAGCACGCAGAATTTCAACGTTGGTAAAATCCTCAACGACCCCACCATTGGGGCTATTACGGCTTCTGGTACCCTCAACGCCCGTGGCCTCGACCCTAACCAGATGCGGGGTAAGCTCACTGCGCGGGTACAAAAAGCCACCTACCAGGGCTACACCTACCGGGGCATTGTGGCTAATGTAGACATCGACCGCAACCGCTACGTGATTGATGCCAGCAGCAAGGAAGACCCCAACCTCGACCTGGATCTGCTGGCCACGGTGGATTTGCGCAACTCCGCCAACCCTACCTACAGCGTAGACCGCCTGAACCTGCGCGGGGCCAACCTCACGGCCCTGGGCTTCTATACCGGCGGCGACCTGCGCGTGCAGGGCGACCTGACGGCCAACCTGAGCGGCTCTGACCTGAATAGCCTGAACGGCACGTTCAGCGGCAGCCGCGTGGTGATTGTCAGCGACAACCAGCCCATTGCCCTCGATTCTTTGAGTGGCCGCATTCTGCAGCGCACGGGCCGTACGGAGGTTGACTTTGCCTCAAACGTGGCCGATGTAACCCTGCGCGGCAATACCCGCCTCGGCGATATTGCCACGGCCTTGCAGCAGCACATTGACCGGTATTTTGACTTGCCCGGCGTACAGTATCGTCCTAGTAACACTGACCAGCAGTTCACCTTCGAGGCCAACCTGAAGAACACCAAGATTGTCCGGCAGTTTGTTCCTGATCTGAAGTTCCTCTCGCCCTTCCAGCTCACGGGTAGCTTTGATAGCCGCGCCGCCGACCTGCGCCTGAACACCCGCATTCCGCGCATTGTGTACATGGGCTACACCATGGACTCTCTGCGCCTGAACGTGGGCTCTGACCCGCAGAAGCTGGATTACGGACTAACCTTGCGCCAGATTTCACAAGACACCAGCCTGCGCCTGCCTAACCCTAGCCTGAAGGGCAGCGTGGCAAATAATACGGTAGGAACCCACCTGCGCATTGCCGAGAACGACAGCACGACCACCCTGGACCTGGCCGGCGCGCTGCAGGTGCTCAACCAGGGCAATGCTTACGCATTTAGCTTCGACCCCAAACTGGTGATCAGCAACCAGCAGTGGGCAGTGGCGCCCAACAACAGCGTGAGCTATAACACAGCCACCGGGGCCGTGCGGGCCGAGAATGTACGCCTGAGCCAGGGCAACCAGCTGATTGCCCTCCAGACGCTGGCCGGGGCCCAATTCCCGTTGCAGGTAAACCTCACCAACCTCGATATCAATGGCCTGGCAAAGGCTGCCGGCATGCCTGACTCAATGGTAGCGGGTACGTTGAATGGGCAGGCGGTGGCCTATAGTTTGGGCCAGCCCAAGCAGGCTTTCACTGCCAACATGGCGCTCAATGGCTTTGCCTACAGCAAAACGGCTATTGGCAATGTAAACCTGCAGGCCACCAACCCCACCCCTGACCGTTACAATGTAGATGTGCGCCTGACCAATGCGCAGGGTATGGATGTGCAGGCCGTAGGGTATTACCTGGCCACGCCGCCCAGCCCCATTCAGTTCGCCGTAAACGTGAACCGGCTTGATCTTAAGATCATTGAGCCTTTCTCGGCGGGGCAGCTGCAAAATATGGGCGGCGGCCTAACCGGCCAGCTTACCGTGGGGGGAAGCGTAAGCCAGCCCGACATTAACGGTACGCTCACTACCACCCCCGATGCCACGTTTACGCTTACGCAGTTGGGGGCGCCGTTCTTCCTGGTTTCGCAGCCCATTGCCTTCAGCAACGAGGGAATTCGCTTTGACAACTTTGCCGTGCGCGACTCGCTGGGGAGTGAAGCCCTGATCAACGGCTACGTGCGCACCCGCGACTATGTAAGCGACTTCCGCTTCGATCTGGAAGCCACCACCAACAACTTCCTGGCCGTGCAAAGCTCCCAGCGCGACAACCCATTGTTTTGGGGTAAGCTGCTCGTCGACTCTGACTCGCGCATTACCGGCAACCTCAACCTGCCTATTGTGCGTACCCGGGCCCGCGTAGCCGATGGCTCCAGCCTGTTCGTAGGCCTGCCCACCGACGACCCCGTGAAAGTGGAGCGCGATGGAATTGTGGAGTTCATTGATAAGAGCGCCCCGCTGGATACCATGCTGGCGCGCCAGGTGCCCCTGGATACCGCCGAAACGGTAGCTGGCTTTGATATTCAGGCGCTGGTAACGGTAACCGATAAGGCCTTGTTCACCATTGTGGTGGATGACATTTCCGGCGACAACCTGCAGGTGCGCTCCAATGGCACCCTGAACACCGCCATTGACCGGACCGGGAATATTACCCTCACGGGCCGCCTTGATGTGGCCGATGGCAAGTACCAGATGTCGCTGTATGACCTGGCCTCGCGGGAGTTTGACATTGCTCCCGGCAGCTCCATTGCCTGGAGTGGCGACCCTTACAATGGGCAAGCCAACGTAACGGCGCTCTACAACGTGCGGACTGCCCCCGCTGAGCTTATCTCGGCGCAGGGCGTTGCTGATGAAACTCAGAGCGCACTGGCCCGCAACCCGGTGCCATTCGTGGTGGATTTGAAAGTAACCGGCGACCTGCTGAAGCCCGTTATCGGGTTTGATATCCGGCTGCCGGAAGATGCCCGTACTGATTTGCGTGGCCCCATTGAGAACCGCCTAGCACAGTTACGGCAGCCTTCGCAGGAAAGTGACCTGAACAAGCAGGTGTTTTCCCTGCTGGTGCTGGGCCGCTTCCTCGCCGATGACCCCTTCCGGAGCAGCAGCGGCAATCTGGTGGCTGAACAGTTACGTGGCTCCGCCAGCCAGGTGCTTACCCAGCAGCTCAATAACCTCACCGGCAGCTACCTCTCTAATTTGGGCGTAGAGCTGGGCGTAAACTCCTACGCCGACTTTAGCAGCGGCCAGGAGAAAACCCGCACCGATCTGAACGTGGCCGTGCGGCGGCAGCTGCTCAACAACCGCCTCACCGTACGCTTAGGTACTGATGTGCCACTGGGCGGGGGCAACCAGGGTACGCAGGGGCAAAGCGCCAGCGGCGTAAGCGCCTTTGCCGGCGATGTGAGCATTGAGTACAACGTGCTGGCCAATGGCCGGATTCGTCTGCGCGTATTCCGCAACAACTCCTACAGTGATATAGATGGGCAGTTTGTGCGAAACGGCGCCTCCATTGTGTTCCAGCGCGACTATCAGACCCTGGCCGACCTTTTTAAGGGCATTGACGAAAACGTGAAAGAAGACATTAAGCTGCAGCGGCAGCGCCGCCGTCAAGACCGCCGCTCGCAGCGCGACTCTACGGCTGCTGCCCAGTTCCCCGCTACCCGCCCCGACTCTACCCACCGCCCCAACCGCCCCGATACGGTGCGGGCGGCTAAACGCTAA
- a CDS encoding 4-alpha-glucanotransferase, producing the protein MILRFTLPFRTVWGQRLVVCGSLPSLGQWNLDQALSLHYNSDYGLWSQEISLPDDQLGQMAYKYVLLDERDGGKHWEWGPNRTVSYDAQRFTRIVLEDFWRPAAQPENELHTAAFTKALMRRAAPTQPAPTHPATGSVVRFQLSAPRVDSNHQICVLGSDPALGAWDAQQAVVLSDTEYPTWCADVTLQNPEQTAQYKYGIWDPQERKILHLEAGEDRLVYPSPDQRTLRVKADDNFRYSTGNWRGAGVALPVFALRSRRGLGVGEFPDLKLLVDWAVASGLKLVQVLPINDTVATHTWVDSYPYAAISVFALHPQYLNLDAIAELQDRAAREELEQLREELNAKDFVDYEPVMNAKWKFIRLLYQQEKARFLADPEFQAFRAEQESWLAPYAAFSALRDRFQTADFSQWPEEFQTPERVAELTDETSPNFDETGLHFFTQFHLDKQLREAVDYARQHGVVVKGDLPIGIYRHSVDAWTQPELYHMHQQAGAPPDDFSLTGQNWRFPTYNWERMAEDGYAWWKQRMGTLARYFDALRIDHILGFFRIWEIPGHSVEGLLGHFSPALPFSQHEIEQRLGWFDYGRLCVPYIRWHMLPGIFHGQAQQVFDEFMVADEYGAIQLKEHVRTQRQIEQVFEERIAADPSNTDHYKWLRTGLYKLVNEVLLVPDDQRADFYHPRITLHLTQSFRELDEPSSHRLRELYVDFFYRRHEEFWREQGMVKLPPVRYATDMLICGEDLGMVPESVPGVMKALGILGLNIQRMPSDPNVEFGHPGSAPYLSVVSPGSHDMSTVRGWWEEDREKTQRFFEHTLGHYGQQAPPHCEPWVAREITAQHLNSPAMWAIFPLQDLLAMDSGLRRSDAQAEQINVPANPTHFWKYRLHLNLEELNAAQSFTQEVNQLVEHSGRAQTY; encoded by the coding sequence ATGATTCTTCGTTTTACTCTGCCCTTCCGCACCGTCTGGGGCCAGCGTCTGGTTGTGTGTGGCTCCCTGCCCAGCCTGGGCCAGTGGAACCTCGACCAAGCACTTAGCCTGCACTATAACTCTGACTACGGACTTTGGAGTCAGGAAATTAGCTTACCCGATGACCAGCTCGGCCAGATGGCCTACAAGTACGTATTGCTGGATGAGCGCGATGGTGGCAAGCACTGGGAATGGGGCCCCAACCGCACGGTGAGCTACGATGCGCAACGCTTCACCCGCATTGTGCTGGAGGACTTCTGGCGCCCTGCCGCTCAGCCTGAAAATGAGCTGCACACTGCCGCCTTTACCAAGGCCCTGATGCGCCGCGCGGCGCCCACTCAGCCTGCTCCTACCCACCCGGCTACGGGCTCCGTGGTGCGCTTCCAGCTATCGGCCCCGCGCGTAGATTCCAATCACCAGATTTGCGTGTTGGGCTCTGACCCCGCCTTAGGGGCCTGGGATGCCCAGCAGGCCGTAGTGCTTTCTGATACTGAGTACCCTACCTGGTGCGCCGATGTAACCCTGCAGAACCCTGAGCAGACGGCCCAATACAAATACGGCATCTGGGACCCGCAGGAGAGGAAGATTCTGCACCTGGAAGCCGGCGAAGACCGCCTCGTTTACCCTTCTCCCGACCAGCGCACCTTGCGCGTAAAGGCCGACGACAACTTTCGCTACTCTACTGGTAACTGGCGGGGCGCTGGCGTAGCCCTGCCGGTGTTTGCCCTGCGCAGCCGCCGCGGCTTGGGCGTGGGCGAGTTTCCTGATCTTAAGCTGCTCGTTGATTGGGCCGTGGCCTCGGGCCTGAAGCTGGTGCAGGTACTCCCCATCAACGACACCGTAGCTACCCACACCTGGGTTGACAGCTACCCTTACGCCGCCATTTCGGTGTTTGCCCTGCACCCTCAGTACCTTAACCTCGATGCCATTGCCGAGCTGCAAGACCGCGCCGCGCGAGAGGAGCTGGAGCAATTGCGGGAGGAGCTAAACGCTAAGGATTTCGTGGATTACGAGCCCGTGATGAACGCCAAGTGGAAGTTCATAAGGCTGCTGTACCAGCAGGAGAAGGCCCGGTTTCTGGCCGACCCCGAGTTTCAAGCTTTCCGGGCCGAGCAGGAATCCTGGCTGGCACCCTATGCGGCCTTCTCAGCCCTGCGCGACCGGTTCCAGACCGCCGACTTCAGCCAGTGGCCCGAGGAGTTCCAGACGCCGGAGCGCGTGGCCGAGCTGACGGATGAGACTTCCCCCAATTTTGATGAGACTGGCCTACACTTCTTCACCCAGTTCCACCTCGATAAGCAGCTACGCGAAGCGGTAGACTATGCCCGCCAGCATGGCGTGGTAGTGAAAGGCGACCTGCCCATTGGCATCTACCGGCACTCCGTAGATGCCTGGACCCAGCCGGAGCTCTACCACATGCACCAGCAGGCCGGCGCCCCCCCCGACGACTTCTCGCTCACGGGCCAGAACTGGCGCTTTCCAACCTATAACTGGGAGCGAATGGCCGAAGATGGCTACGCCTGGTGGAAGCAGCGCATGGGCACCCTGGCCCGCTACTTTGATGCCCTGCGCATCGACCACATCCTGGGCTTCTTCCGCATCTGGGAAATCCCGGGGCATTCCGTGGAGGGCCTGCTAGGCCACTTCTCCCCCGCCCTGCCCTTCTCGCAGCACGAGATTGAGCAGCGCCTGGGCTGGTTTGACTATGGCCGCCTGTGCGTGCCCTACATCCGGTGGCATATGCTACCCGGCATTTTCCACGGCCAGGCCCAACAGGTATTTGATGAGTTTATGGTAGCCGATGAGTACGGCGCCATTCAACTCAAAGAGCACGTGCGCACTCAGCGCCAGATTGAGCAGGTTTTCGAGGAACGCATTGCCGCCGACCCCAGCAACACCGACCATTACAAGTGGCTACGCACTGGCCTATACAAACTGGTAAACGAAGTGTTACTGGTGCCCGACGACCAGCGCGCCGACTTCTACCACCCGCGCATTACGCTTCACCTCACGCAGTCGTTCCGCGAGTTGGATGAGCCCTCCAGCCACCGCCTGCGGGAGCTGTACGTTGACTTCTTCTACCGCCGCCATGAGGAGTTTTGGCGCGAGCAGGGCATGGTGAAACTACCACCCGTACGCTACGCCACCGACATGCTCATCTGCGGCGAAGACCTGGGCATGGTACCCGAGTCGGTGCCGGGGGTAATGAAGGCCCTGGGTATTCTGGGCCTGAACATCCAGCGCATGCCCTCTGACCCCAACGTGGAATTCGGCCACCCGGGCTCCGCGCCCTACCTTTCCGTGGTTAGCCCCGGCTCACATGATATGAGCACAGTGCGCGGCTGGTGGGAAGAAGACCGCGAGAAAACGCAGCGCTTCTTTGAGCACACCCTAGGCCACTATGGCCAGCAGGCGCCTCCGCACTGCGAGCCGTGGGTGGCTCGCGAAATCACGGCGCAACACCTCAACTCGCCCGCCATGTGGGCCATCTTCCCGCTGCAGGATCTGCTGGCTATGGACAGTGGCCTACGCCGCTCAGATGCTCAGGCTGAGCAGATCAATGTGCCAGCCAACCCCACCCATTTCTGGAAATACCGGTTACATCTGAATTTAGAGGAATTGAATGCGGCTCAGAGCTTTACTCAGGAAGTAAATCAGCTGGTTGAGCACAGTGGCCGCGCTCAAACGTACTAA